In a single window of the Scophthalmus maximus strain ysfricsl-2021 chromosome 18, ASM2237912v1, whole genome shotgun sequence genome:
- the ylpm1 gene encoding YLP motif-containing protein 1 isoform X1 — MYPSWGNYGGPHQPNYGPGPRKPPGAGPAAGFGGFEASPGGGGGSLFSSLQEQHLQQMQQLQMLHQKQLQSVLQHGNNAGPPYGGGYPGSPWQPEASGHLDNSAGAQTFYNQDEPPAQPARAPGHQQPPLPPPQPHQAEPQPCPPPPEPPTPKPPEINEAHKKDSLATEDDKSLPLQQQQQLWYKRHLENLQKLKQEKAKQNQKEGDGSVAPHPGQAVPPPPSEPPKGTPPPPPPKDEPPAPPPPPDELRSEKPPTFTDTTEIPQDPVEAARLQQLQAAAAQWQHVQQQRAGLQYQALMQQHEKLQHILEKYQQLIQQPADLQSMSTEMQRRHYELQQQQFTPLFQDWDRSFVLWYEQFKTYPHKDQLQDYEHQWKQWQEQMNATNSHLQERVATLTAMLPLPSGQYTGGMMGQYGQYPGQDMQMQQQSLNLGIQHSTGAVGPRSQGPLPTGFGPHTESPAGPPVLGGGPAGIGVRPPGPLTNQPPNFNSVQGPRGNNPRFDQPQQRFDGPQRFDQPQQRFDGPPRFDQPRQRFDGPPRFDQPRQRFDGPPRFDQPRQRFDGPPRFDQPRQRFDGPPRFDQPRQRFDGPPRFDQPRQCFDGPPRFDQPQFGQQPRFEQPPRHPGPPPRFEPPPVPQQKQQQGPQPKAEMGTKQPARMDSKTPGKSDVQPQSEKGKSEVGPDGKADAVDLTDDNMLGNDGFFVQKDPIPQTLQTNKNPEELDANDASDKRENTKPLNSKPSVAASSVASKTTPAEKTLKPDETLTKNKPPIGPKPPGSQQEPQASGQMQSRPIPGRGRGQPPVPVQVHGRGRGQRGRGQFTGPNTVPLGEEMEEISYDYMPPEEDLGASQEQEEYHWQDPSYEEFGEDSEVPPEEMWMQEEDHFPTEEAYYEESIGGPPRGRGGHPMMRGRPPMMRGRPPMMRGGPPMMRGGPPMMRGGPPMMRGGPPMMRGGPPMMRGGPPMGRGGPPMGRGGPPMGRGGPPMGRGGPPMGRGGPPRGRGGPPMGGGDPVDMHWEEPQSAEYSEELDHYWGERGPSIRGMRPPFPPGRGRPPRGHPGFMQQGRGRPPHPAHGPMDHEPLGHGMDTDDTETDAAGHPVYHGHDPHSHPMHPGVGRGMRHGPPPHKMIDPMEEPLYDEGMDGWQTPHGKGPPLPPHELIDRGGLRRRPMGRGMARGRWRPGQTHEEYEEGFNEGFVEDYGHGEDGYRWRPPQDYPPDDYQHEAKFYKSEWDRDRALPERDYPSRMPPPETYRDGQWREEREKEKGPPYPYDEPDRGRGEPRIREYREEPPYRQEETPYPPPPSSEWDRSSRLLLPPEREYHSEYEDRRPRYEKHREEPPLDKLPPPVTNLPDSSVEPSPSGANVLALSQRQHEIILKAAQELKFIRELQEGKNTGPEPQPAPADILPELPAGLLGLEIPPDVRNVLKGMTAAAQTATTEPVSWDTKTATDYQPVLPAAPSASVIPKTVDYGHGHEPGATVERIAYGERIVLRPDPVPSDRGYEKEPLGPRDPYGRDQYYERRSDPYMDRREYSRDRELYRDKPPPEYERERFERERYPPRERDDSTQSMVDERSPLAPSLRSGYRDRDWDLRDRDRSGSRDREEHYGRPGYDRPSYDRPPYERAGLDRSGPERYGHSSSPYVDRRSYPEDRGPPIAPPLPPPPQPPPRVEKKPEIKNIDDILKPPGRSSRPERIVIIMRGLPGSGKSHVAKLIRDKEVDCGGAPPRVLVLDDYFMTEVEKVEKDPDTGRRVKTKVLEYEYEPEMEDTYRSSMLKTFKKTLDDGFFPFIILDTVNDRVKHFDQFWSAAKTKGFEVYLAEITADTQTCSKRNVHGRLLKDIMKMSNNWESSPRHMVRLDVRSLLQDAAIEEVEMEDFNPDDEPKEPKREEEEEGDLGYIPKSKWEMDTSEAKLDKLDGLGSSGKRKREGEHSEDLEDYLQLPDDYATRMSEPGKKRVRWADLEEQKEADRKRAIGFVVGQTDWERITDGSGKLAQRALNRTKYF, encoded by the exons ATGTACCCGTCCTGGGGGAACTACGGGGGACCCCATCAGCCCAACTATGGGCCCGGCCCCCGGAAGCCGCCGGGCGCCGGGCCGGCCGCGGGCTTCGGCGGCTTCGAGGCCTcgcccggcggcggcggcggctcgctGTTCTCCAGCCTGCAGGAGCAGCACCTccagcagatgcagcagcttCAGATGCTGCACCAGAAGCAGCTGCAGTCGGTGTTGCAGCACGGCAACAACGCCGGGCCACCGTACGGCGGCGGCTACCCAGGGTCGCCGTGGCAACCGGAGGCGTCGGGACACTTGGACAACAGCGCCGGAGCTCAGACCTTCTACAACCAAGACGAGCCCCCGGCTCAGCCGGCGAGAGCACCGGGTCAccagcagcctcctctgcctccaccgCAGCCGCACCAGGCCGAGCCCCAGCCGTGTCCTCCCCCCCCGGAACCCCCGACACCAAAGCCACCTGAGATCAACGAGGCCCACAAGAAGGACTCCCTCGCGACAGAAGACGACAAGTCCTTACCCCTGCAG caacaacagcaactttGGTACAAACGGCATCTTGAGAATCTACAGAAGTTGAAGCAAGAGAAAGCCAAACAGAATCAAAAAGAGGGTGATGGTTCTGTTGCGCCACACCCAGGCCAggcagttcctcctcctccatcagaaCCACCCAAAGGCacgcctcctccaccaccaccaaaagACGAGCCCCCAGCACCGCCTCCGCCACCAGACGAATTACGG AGTGAAAAACCACCTACATTTACAGACACA ACTGAAATCCCACAAGACCCAGTGGAGGCTGCCCGCCTCCAGCAGTTacaggctgcagcagcacagtggcagCATGTGCAACAGCAAAGAGCAGGCTTACAATACCAGGCTCTCATGCAACAGCACGAAAAGCTGCAGCACATCCTGGAAAAATACCAACAGCTGATTCAACAACCAGCAGACCTCCAG TCAATGTCTACTGAAATGCAACGGAGGCACTATGAattgcaacagcagcagttcaCCCCTTTATTTCAAGACTGGGATCGCTCATTTGTCCTGTGGTATGAGCAGTTCAAGACTTATCCCCATAAAGACCAATTGCAGGACTATGAGCACCAATGGAAGCAGTGGCAGGAGCAGATGAATGCCACCAACTCCCATCTTCAAGAGAGGGTGGCCACTTTGACTGCCATGCTGCCACTCCCCTCAGGCCAGTATACTGGTGGGATGATGGGACAATATGGCCAGTACCCTGGACAAGATATGCAAATGCAGCAGCAGTCACTAAACCTGGGTATACAGCATTCTACAGGTGCTGTTGGTCCCAGATCTCAAGGTCCTCTGCCCACTGGGTTTGGGCCACATACAGAGTCACCTGCTGGACCCCCTGTGCTAGGAGGGGGCCCTGCTGGAATAGGAGTCAGACCCCCAGGTCCCCTCACTAATCAACCACCAAACTTCAACAGTGTTCAAGGTCCACG AGGAAACAACCCCAGGTttgaccagccacagcagcgtTTCGATGGTCCCCAAAGGTTCGACCAACCACAGCAGCGCTTTGATGGTCCCCCAAGGTTCGACCAACCACGGCAGCGCTTTGATGGTCCCCCAAGGTTCGATCAACCACGGCAACGCTTTGATGGTCCCCCAAGGTTCGACCAACCACGGCAACGCTTTGATGGTCCCCCAAGGTTCGACCAACCACGCCAGCGCTTTGATGGTCCCCCAAGGTTCGACCAGCCACGGCAGCGATTTGATGGTCCTCCTAGATTTGACCAACCACGGCAGTGTTTTGATGGTCCTCCCAGATTTGACCAACCTCAATTTGGGCAGCAGCCAAGGTTTGAACAACCCCCAAGGCATCCTGGCCCTCCGCCTCGTTTTGAACCCCCACCTGTGccacagcaaaaacaacagcaaggTCCGCAACCTAAAGCAGAAATGGGCACTAAACAGCCTGCCAGAATGGACTCCAAAACTCCTGGAAAATCTGATGTGCAACCACaatctgaaaaaggaaaaagtgaagTGGGGCCAGATGGTAAGGCCGATGCTGTAGACTTGACAGATGACAACATGCTTGGAAATGAtggtttttttgtccaaaaagacCCCATTCCTCAGACattacagacaaacaaaaatccaGAGGAATTGGATGCCAATGATGCTTCTGATAAGAGAGAAAATACCAAACCTCTCAACAGCAAGCCTTCAGTAGCAGCTTCTTCCGTGGCATCAAAAACTACTCCTGCTGAAAAAACCCTCAAACCAGACGAAACATTGACAAAGAATAAACCCCCAATAGGTCCAAAGCCCCCAGGAAGTCAACAGGAGCCACAAGCTTCTGGCCAAATGCAGTCGAGGCCTATCCCTGGGAGGGGACGAGGCCAGCCGCCAGTACCTGTTCAAGTGCATGGGCGAGGTCGTGGGCAGAGGGGCCGAGGACAGTTCACGGGACCAAACACTGTCCCACtgggggaggagatggaagaaatTTCCTATGACTACATGCCACCTGAAGAAGACTTAGGCGCATCACAAGAGCAAGAAGAATATCACTGGCAAGATCCTTCATACGAGGAGTTTGGTGAGGATTCTGAGGTGCCCCCTGAAGAAATGTGGATGCAGGAGGAAGATCACTTCCCTACGGAGGAAGCGTATTATGAAGAGTCAATTGGGGGACCGCctagggggagaggagggcacCCAATGATGAGAGGGAGGCCCCCAATGATGAGAGGAAGGCCCCCGATGATGAGAGGAGGCCCCCCAATGATGAGAGGAGGCCCCCCAATGATGAGAGGAGGCCCCCCAATGATGAGAGGGGGCCCCCCAATGATGAGAGGAGGCCCACCAATGATGAGAGGGGGCCCACCAATGGGAAGGGGTGGTCCACCCATGGGTAGAGGGGGTCCTCCTATGGGTAGAGGTGGTCCTCCAATGGGTAGAGGGGGCCCCCCTATGGGAAGAGGAGGACCACCtaggggaagaggaggaccaCCCATGGGAGGAGGCGATCCAGTGGACATGCACTGGGAAGAACCTCAATCAGCCGAGTACTCAGAGGAATTGGACCATTACTGGGGAGAAAGGGGACCTTCAATAAGAGGAATGAGACCCCCATTTCCTCCAGGCCGGGGTCGCCCCCCACGTGGTCATCCTGGTTTCATGCAGCAAGGACGAGGACGCCCCCCTCACCCAGCACATGGACCAATGGATCACGAGCCATTAGGCCATGGAATGGACACTGACGATACTGAAACTGATGCAGCAGGCCACCCAGTGTACCATGGACATGACCCTCACAGCCATCCGATGCATCCTGGTGTAGGAAGGGGCATGCGTCATGGGCCACCACCCCACAAAATGATAGATCCTATGGAGGAGCCTTTGTATGATGAAGGAATGGATGGGTGGCAAACACCACACGGCAAAGGAccccctctgcctccacatGAGTTGATAGATAGGGGAGGGCTGAGAAGGAGACCTATGGGCCGAGGAATGGCAAGAGGACGGTGGCGGCCAGGTCAAACACATGAAGAATATGAAGAGGGATTTAATGAGGGTTTCGTCGAGGATTATGGTCATGGGGAAGATGGGTATCGCTGGCGGCCACCACAGGATTATCCTCCTGATGACTATCAGCATGAGGCCAAGTTCTATAAGTCTGAATGGGACAGAGATCGTGCTCTACCTGAGAGGGACTACCCCTCCCGCATGCCTCCACCAGAGACCTACAGGGATGGCCAATGgcgagaggaaagggaaaaggaaaaaggtccCCCTTATCCATATGATGAGcctgacagagggagaggagaacctAGAATCCGTGAATACCGGGAAGAGCCACCATACCGCCAGGAAGAGACACCGTACCCACCACCACCCTCTTCAGAATGGGATAGGTCTTCGCGGCTCCTTTTGCCACCAGAGAGAGAGTATCATTCTGAGTATGAAGATCGCAGACCTCGCTATGAGAAGCACAGGGAAGAGCCTCCTTTAGATAAACTTCCACCACCTGTCACAAACTTACCAGACAGCTCTGTTGAACCATCACCAAGCGGAGCAAATGTACTTGCTCTCTCCCAACGTCAGCATGAGATCATCTTGAAAGCTGCTCAAGAGCTTAAATTTATAAG GGAACTGCAGGAGGGAAAGAACACTGGTCCTGAACCTCAGCCTGCACCAGCTGACATCTTGCCTGAGCTTCCTGCTGGTCTTCTTGGTTTGGAGATCCCACCTGACGTCAGGAATGTTTTGAAG GGTatgactgcagcagcacagacagccACAACTGAACCAGTGTCTTGGGATACTAAGACTGCAACAGATTACCAACCAGTCCTCCCTGCTGCTCCCTCAGCATCAGTGATTCCAAAGACTGTGGATTATGGGCATGGACATG AGCCAGGTGCCACTGTTGAGCGGATAGCTTATGGTGAAAGAATTGTGCTGAGGCCTGACCCAGTGCCATCAGACAGGGGTTATGAAAAAG AACCTCTTGGTCCCAGAGATCCTTATGGCAGAGATCAATATTATGAAAGACGTTCAGACCCTTACATGGACCGCCGGGAGTACAGTAGAGACAGGGAGTTGTACAGAGATAAGCCTCCACCTGAATATGAAAGAGAAAGATTTGAGAGGGAGCGCTATCCTCCAAGAGAAAGAGACGACAG CACACAGTCCATGGTTGACGAAAG ATCTCCACTGGCACCATCTCTACGCTCAGGATACAGGGACCGAGATTGGGATCTTCGAGATCGTGACCGAAGTGGCAGTCGTGATCGAGAAGAACATTATGGAAGACCTGGCTACGACAGACCTTCCTACGACAGACCTCCCTACGAGCGCGCTGGACTTGACCGTAGTGGGCCTGAGCGTTACGGCCATAGCTCCTCACCGTACG TGGACAGAAGAAGTTATCCAGAGGATCGAGGGCCTCCCATTGCACCACCCCTaccacctccaccacagccACCCCCACGAGTCGAGAAGAAGCCAGAAATCAAGAACATTGACGATATCCTCAAACCACCTGGCAGATCATCTCGACCTGAAAGG ATTGTCATCATAATGAGAGGGCTTCCAGGAAGTGGAAAAAGCCATGTTGCAAAACTCATACGG GACAAGGAAGTCGATTGTGGTGGTGCCCCACCGAGAGTTCTTGTTTTGGACGACTATTTCATGACGGAGGTTGAAAAAGTTGAGAAAGACCCAGACACGGGCAGGAGGGTCAAAACcaag GTTCTCGAGTACGAGTACGAGCCTGAGATGGAGGATACCTACCGGAGCAGCATGcttaaaacatttaagaaaaCTCTGGATGATGGCTTTTTCCCCTTCATCATTTTAGACACTGTTAATGACAGGGTTAAACATTTTGATCAGTTTTGGAGTGCAGCCAAAACTAAAGGCTTTGAG gtATATCTGGCTGAaatcactgcagacacacagacgtgtTCAAAGAGAAATGTCCATGGACGCTTGCTTAAGGATATAATGAAG ATGTCCAACAACTGGGAGTCTTCACCACGTCATATGGTGCGCCTAGATGTCCGGTCCCTGCTTCAGGATGCTGCTATAGAGGAG GTTGAAATGGAAGACTTCAATCCTGATGACGAGCCCAAGGAACccaagagagaagaggaagaagagggtgaTCTG